A single genomic interval of Trichosurus vulpecula isolate mTriVul1 chromosome 6, mTriVul1.pri, whole genome shotgun sequence harbors:
- the SIGIRR gene encoding single Ig IL-1-related receptor, translating into MADLCDVAPTILTPLMDQVLVPALDSSITLNCTFSVAFEAHCPPAVQWLKNGHLLGNHSLYDIQEVFWGGANASEGVLSSVLGANLTSIQDYGIFTCALRNLSASFTLQRTDPAGHILAVLASLLVLLVLFVVALLYVKCRLRVLLWYRDKYGDVEMNDGKLYDAYISYTSSPEDRKFVNFILKPQLENRHGYKLLLDDRDVLPNSEPSADLIMNLSRCRRLIVVLSDTFLGQAWCRHNFREGLWRLLELSRRPIFITFEGQTRNPLHPAFHLLRQHRHVVTLLLWRPGSVTPSSDFWKELRLALPRKVHYRALVSDPQTQLQEDKDPMLTLHGGFLEGRPGPDPDPDPDPEGDLGVRGPIFKDLPPPRMSPIPELPRLKPSGGETQRNDIDISDLGSRNYGARTDFYCLVTEDDM; encoded by the exons ATGGCAG ATCTCTGTGATGTGGCTCCCACCATCCTCACCCCCTTGATGGATCAGGTTCTGGTGCCAGCCCTGGATAGCAGCATCACTCTGAACTGCACATTCTCAGTGGCCTTTGAGGCCCACTGCCCCCCTGCTGTCCAGTGGCTGAAGAATGGTCATCTGCTTGGGAACCACAGCCTCTATGACATTCAGGAAGTCTTCTG GGGTGGAGCCAATGCATCTGAGGGGGTCCTGTCCAGCGTCCTGGGGGCCAACCTGACAAGTATCCAGGACTACGGGATCTTCACCTGCGCACTCCGGAATCTCAGTGCCTCATTCACACTGCAGAGGACAG acCCTGCTGGCCACATCCTGGCTGTTCTTGCCTCTCTTCTGGTCCTGCTTGTCCTGTTTGTGGTGGCCCTGCTCTATGTGAAGTGTCGTCTCCGTGTGTTGCTCTGGTACCGGGACAAATATGGGGACGTGGAGATGAATG ATGGGAAGCTCTATGATGCCTACATCTCTTACACCAGCTCTCCAGAAGACAGGAAGTTTGTGAACTTCATCCTAAAACCACAGCTGGAGAATCGGCATGGCTACAAGCTTCTCCTGGATGACAGAGATGTCCTCCCCAACTCAG AGCCCTCCGCAGATCTGATAATGAACCTCAGCCGATGTCGGCGCCTTATTGTGGTTCTCTCAGACACTTTCCTGGGCCAGGCCTGGTGCAGACACAATTTCAG GGAAGGCCTATGGAGGCTCCTTGAATTGTCCCGAAGGCCAATCTTCATCACATTTGAGGGTCAGACCCGCAATCCTTTACACCCTGCTTTCCACCTGCTTCGGCAGCATCGACATGTTGTGACCCTGCTTCTGTGGAGGCCAGGCTCTGtg ACTCCCTCCTCCGATTTTTGGAAGGAACTACGTCTAGCCCTGCCACGAAAGGTGCACTATAGGGCCCTGGTGAGTGACCCCCAGACTCAGCTACAGGAGGACAAGGATCCCATGTTGACCCTCCACGGTGGCTTCCTGGAGGGCCGGCCTGGTCCAGACCCGGACCCTGACCCTGACCCCGAAGGAGACTTGG GTGTCAGGGGACCCATCTTTAAAGACCTCCCCCCTCCACGCATGAGCCCAATCCCTGAGCTGCCAAGACTTAAGCCTTCTGGTGGGGAAACCCAACGGAATGACATCGATATCTCTGACCTGGGATCCCGCAACTATGGGGCCCGGACTGACTTTTACTGCCTGGTCACTGAAGATGACATGTAG